gtctCAGTACCGTATTGTCAAAGTTTTGGTCAGTATGGAGACTAACTATCTTGTGTGTGACCCATTAGGTACAAGTGGAAGTTGGCCCACCCGCAGCTAAATTCAGTACTGAGGTTAGTATACATCCTGAGTTTTCATGGTGTATAATGGCAGTTATTTGAGTGTTGTATTTGAGTTAAAGAATGCAACTGTGTTTATTTTACATTGTATGTAGGCTGGAGATCCATTTGATGCCTTGGCAGGCACTTTACCATCATCAAAACCTGTGGCTCCTAAAGTTCCTGAATACTCTGGACCAGAAGTCAAAGAGGTAATGAGGTGTATGTGTGTAGATATTTGTGTACTGAGCATTTCACTGATGcgtatttaaaacataaattacagtcttggcatgctgttgtgtgtttgtaaaaGCTCTTTATTTAACAGCCTGtattgtgctgtgtgtgtgtgtgtgtgtgtgtgtttcaatggaATGCATTGCATGTCTCAGTCTAGTGTAAAGCCAGAGAAGGGTATTTTGTGTGGTGAGAGAGATGACACACTGCCGCCAGGATACAGACGTGAAGACATGGTCAGTTGGAGATTGTACATATTCTTAACCCTATATAAAGTAGTCCTCTACTCTTTTCATTTTAGCAGTCGTTAAGCATATTCATTCCTTCTCTCTCCTCACATCCCTTCCTCTTATTTCAGGATATTGATTTTCCCCACTTAATTGATTCTTTGCTAAGCTTGGTTACCGTTGCTTGCTCtaacaagctttgcagaacttcccataggaatgaatgggagattacAGTGAATGGCGCagtttttggaaaaatattctTATAGGCTGAATGGATAATATGAAGAGTGATATTGCAAAGTAtatttattaggggtgtaacggtacatgtattcgtcccgaaccatcacggtactgacgtcacggttcggtgcatgcagccAGATGaggaatacatctgagtcagtcacaggcgatccactccaatccagaagggggtgtGCGCGATAATGTAACACTGTTTGCTaactgccacaacaggaaaaagagcagaagaagagaccatctatgcgccaacccaaaacaagaatggcttctcctaatgcacaagttttatttttcattattctatttattttgtacttttataacacacgagatgcttttcagttttgtagctgattgtgaccaaataccttttgttttttattgaccctacaaaaaaaaatatggcctatgcaagagtgcattctgtttactgcttagtgcttaatacaccaAAGGAGGCTGTCATTGTTTATCTtggtacagcaaaaaaaaaaattcattttatgttttagttattgttgttattctctgtttcacatactctgaactgtaccacaatgCCTTATATTTGCCTTGTACTTTTTGCATTGTACTTGTCTGTAATTgaactaaatatttatatatatataaaaataaaggaggctgtactgtaccaactacctcagggggtactaaatgccactaggtggaacaaactgtaatttgcactactgtctgttcaaaataaatgaaaagaaacctagcatttgggatgtATTGCTTTTTTCTGATGTAGcaaactcgtatcgaaccgtgaccccataaccgaggtacgtaccgaaccgtgacttctgtgtaccgttacacccctaatatttatgtgactttttttttgtcaaagaaattgttaaattacactgttattttattgaaaactgtGTGATTGAGAACTATAGAAAATGGTGAAACAGAATCGAGGCAAACGATTTTCCCTGtcacttaaaaagaaaaaaagcgtCATTTGCTAGCAATTACACAACTGATAACATTAGTGCAGAGGTGCTCAAACGTTTTCCTatgaatataaaaaaacattacggTAAATTACGCAGATCAATggcatatacagtgtgtgtgtgtgtgtgtgtgtgtgtatatatatatatatatatatatatattacacactactggtcaaaagttttgaaacacttgactgaaatgtttctcacgatcttaaaaatcttttgatctgaaggcgtatgcttaaatgtttgaaattagttttgtagacaaaaatataattgtgccaccatattaatttatttcattataaaactaaaattttatataaaaaaaaaaagtttttgaaattgatgacttggatcaaataataaagaaaagcagccaataagtgcccaacatagatgggaactcattcaatactgtttaaaaagcatcccagggtgatacctcaagaatttggttgagaaaatgtcaaaagttcatttttttgaagatgctaaaatataacacagttttgatttattttggattttgtttagtcacaacataattcccattgttccatttatgttattccatagttttgatgactttactattattctaaataaaaaaataaattaaaaaaataataataaagaatatgtttcaaaacttttgaccggttgtgtgtgtgtatgtgtgtgtgtgtgtgtgtgtgtgtgtgtgtgtgtgtgtgttagttctCTCTGGTGACCTCGTGTCACAATCACAAGTGACCcggcaaatatataaatattttttttaacatactttTGGATATTTTCTATAGAATTActcttaaaactactcaaacacacattacccTCATAGACTCTCATGAGAAAAGGGCAAACACTTTGTTAGTGATAATGGTGGAAGGCAACAGTTACTAAAATAGGAATGGTTAGAAACACCTTTAAGGCGGGGCTCAGCAAAGGGTCAGTTCCTCTGTCAAAACTTATTATATCTCACCAATGTGTGAAACAAGTCTTTTAGAGTCTGTATAAGTCTAAAACGACTATTCACTCCAATGCATTTGGATTTAGTAGGCATGGCTTTAAGTCTAACCATTCTTATTTCACCCAATCAGGAAAAGAAAACACCTGCTGGAGTTCCTGACAAGCCTAAAGACTTTCCCAAGGTAGGAAAGTTGTGGAGGTGGCCTTGTACTGTCAGTGTGTACAGTGTGCTGTGCTGTTTATACCTTAGTGTAGTCATGTGACTCACATTGACACACATGTTTGATGTTGAAAGTGTGTACTTGTCTACTTCCTAGCACCACAGTTCATAAGCAGTCTGCACCTTTACTCTCACTGTTGCACGGTTATTGTCCATGTCTCATTGTCTTTCTGCCTGTCTCACTATTATTCTCACAGTCTCTCGGTGTGAAATCTGACTTTTTCCTGAGACCAGTCgagtcactttaaaaaaaaaaaaagccctcttCTTATTCTTATTATCATCACTGACATCATCGACATGTCATAATtgtattaaaattgttttaatgtaACCTAGAATGTGACAATTATTTCATTCTTGACTGGTAATGTTGTTTAAACCAACATAAGCCTAAgcacataatatactgtatgaggtatatttgatatatgagccaatttggttgtttacaCTGTACATGTAACATCCATTAAGGTTGCATTAGGCCTAAATGAGACTTGTTTCAGACTTGACCCTCTCTGGTCTCGGTCTGGACTTGTACTCGAatgagctggtctcgactacaacactgATCACTGtcattttctctttctcactgatatTGTTCCTGTCTCATCGACAGTTTCTCTGTCCCACTCTATATCTGTATCTAAGTGCCAAGTGTTTTGCTAGTTCTAGGGGTGTTGGCTAGCAAACAGAAGCAAACAATAAATGGATCACTCTTTCTACTTCGCTTTCACTCGTTCACTTTCAGCAAATTGTTGCTtaatcagcacacacacacacacacacacacacacaaacacacacaaattcatcCAACCTGCGCTGTGTTGCTTTACTCATTATGCCTTTCAAGTTTTCAATAAATACTCATCGGCTGGTCTTTAATACTCAGAATATTATGATCAGCCTCACAGATATCTAGACACAGTTTGTAGGATTCTTTGCTTTGCTTAATGACTGTTAGGGCAGTTTGTTCAGCTGGTGGTTGTTTTATAATTTAGCATGTGAAAAGTGGTGTATTGTTGATGTCGAGGTCTTGGTATGCAGAGGGTGTGTCTGTACTTTTCCTGCCATGACACATGCTTTTTGTCGTTTTCCCTGAAATTGAACTTGTGGCTCCCTCTGTTGGTAATTTCTAGGATTACAACCATGTAGGATTTCTTGtcactgtaaattaaaatgtcacgtttagtgttttttcatgcattcatttgtgtttgtttttctttttttgtcatcaGCCTATAAGCACAGATGAGGCGCTGGACTCCCTCTCGGCCGGGTTCTTATCTTCAGCTCCAAGTGCTCCTAAACAGATGATGGTGAGTTCATCGATCTCATACACAGATTccgcttaaagctgaagtgtgtcatttctgtgctactagtgtcaccaaacagtcttgcaaaaataatgattttccttcaaacaggttttccaaacactccccTAATCGTCCATTAGTCGATCAAACACCACAaagtcatgccattggttgagctaatgttgctgtgttgggtgGGTCATGATGCTCGAACAAagagagcaatgttttaatagcgCCACAGTGTTTCACAGTATttttcggggaaatcaacctacaaatggctcatAGTTAACATTTAAAGTATCTGCCagttaaaatgatagttcacccaaaaatgaaaattctctcatcatttactcaccctcatgccatcccagatgtgtatgacttcctttcttttgcagaacacaaatgaagatttttttaaataatatcttaGCTCTCtacgtcctcacaatgcaagtgaatggtgaccagaactttgaagctccaaaatgcacattaaggcagcataaaagtaatccatacgactccagtggttaaatcaatttcttcagaagcgatgtgatgggtgtgggtgagaaacagatcaatatttaagtccttttttttactataaattctcctccatgccaaAGAATGccaatcgccaaaaaacaaaagaagaaaaatgtggaagtgaaagtggagattgattgtaaaaaatgctgcatttatgtgcttttggaacttccaagttctggccaccattcacatgcattgtatggacctacagagctgagatattcttctaaaaaatgttgttggtgtccagcagaagaaagtaagtcatacacatctgtgatgacatgaggatgagtaaatcatgagagaatttcaatttttaagtgaactatccctttaaggtgggatatgagtaagtattttaacactgaaaaagttacacttCAAACTTTTATCTAGGATAAACAGAtgtattttgttctttgtttgacatttattccttccttttatttttatttttttttagaaaactgaaaCTGTTGGAGCAGTAGATGCCCGCTCAAACTTTGCTCCTCCTCCACGCTCTCAGCAGGTAACTGTATGTTCACATCACACAATGTCTTCTGATATCATTAGCTTGCCCAAACACCCAAACATGTCTCTCTCTTGACAGAAACAACAGGCGACGTCTCAACCTGCTAATGTAACCAAATCCCCCGCTCCACCAGCTGACAAGAAAGCCAAGATAGAGAAGGTAAAACAGAAGATTTTCCACAAGAATAAAAACTACAAATCAGAatttttgtaatttgtaaaaGAATGGGTGAAACTCTTGCCACAGTTCTTCACTTACTTTAACAAACTTAAAGATTACATTCGAGATTACATGTGAAATGATCATAAATGTGCCCTTTAAGATCCTCAATAAAAGAAAGAGTATGAAGCTTTCTCAATGAGTATAATTACCCTTTTATTCCTTTCCAGCTGGACAGTTCCATGCCGATGGATGCGCTAAGCGCTTTGGGAGACACACTGGGTGCTCCAGAAGCACCAAAGAAACTACCTGAACTCAAACCTGGAGACATAGTTGATGTAAGAGCTCTGTTTActctttcaaaattaaaattaggTTATTTATAAAGACACAATCTGAAATTAAGACGAAATATAGatctttttaaagactttttaaaaataatttgcatgTTTTGGTCAGGAAAAGAAAACGACATCAGAGAAGGGTGTGCGTGTTGGGGAGAGAGAGGACACACTCCCACCAGGCTACAGATTCTCAGAGGAAGAGCTCCAAAAATGTCCCCCTCCTCCAAAAGAGGTCAGACATACATCACAATTTGTTAAAGATACTCAAGATTTGACATTTTATAAACGGTGTGCTAACACACTCACTTTATCAAACATATAGTGCATTGCATCTGTGTAGAATGTGTAGTTATGTCAGCATAGGTTGTAAAATGTGTGGTGATTGGCTACTGTCTTTCAATGCTGTGATCTGATTGATGGATGTCTTGTCCCAGTCCTCTATGGACACAGATGATGCCCTGGACATTCTCTCTGGAGGTTTTACAGCTCCTGTTGCAGCACCTGTTGTCAAGGCCCCCGTTCCTCCTCAACAGGTGATACTTTATAATAACTGTCATTAATAACATTATGtcaatgaacagtattttattATGCACTGTAATGCTTACAATTTGCATTCAGATAGTTTAACCACTGTTAATTTGTCAAATcataatacatacaaatatatatatatatatatatatatatatatatatatatatatatatatatatatatatatatatatatatatatatatatatataaaacaaatatataaaaaacatatacattttaacatgtattaatataatacatGTTAAAAACATAATAGCAACAAACATTGATAGATCGTGTAATGCTTAGAATTTACTTTGATTGCAAATTTGACTAATCAGGAAAAGGCGAAACCTGCTGGAGTTCCTGAGAAGTCTAAAGATGTTCCCAAGGTAGGACAATTCTGGAGGTGGACCTTTACTGtcagtgtttattttgcaataatgaccagctggCTGTATATAAACCTACTTATAACATGGCTTCTTACCataaattaagaaaaacaaatatacaaaaatcataaaatattgtggacattttttattatatgaaaaaactttattatatGCCAAGACTGTGGAGTGATTTGAAAGACACAAAACTAGCACGGTTATGTAGGAAAAATATTTGACTGTAGAATGCTGTGattggccaatcagaatcaagtattccagagacctaCTATATGTAACAGAGCTCAACAGTCTTATTCCGGAAGTAGACATTCCATTAATTTTCCCCATAGGTTAgtatatttttaacaataacttacaaacctttaaagacagctCTACCGTGATGATCTAGGTTATTTATCAATGGTTAATGTTATTtcaactacttaaaaaaaaaaaaagtttaatagcaGCATtcttggtgaagaactacactacccctGAATCCTGAATAGaaagatcaaccaatcagagagttGCAGCATCAAGCCACCGTCTACTtcaatgatgcactgtgaatgatgcaatcttCTCCGTATgatttcaaactacttatatatttaaatattttgcaatgaaattAAAGTAAATTAATAGTTTTTGATTTTCGGCTAACATctttcacagtgcttcatgggattgtagttctttCCCTCAAttaagacgttaagtacacagtcttgtacctttgtcagATTTACAGATACTTTTTTGGTTTAtatcaaaatttgtaatgttgtgattttatCTCTgatctggttggtttggttcatggcttagaacgcttctatgaaggattttatggaattcctatggaaaaaaataattgggAATAGCACTTCCGGTACCGGGACGGCTGAAAACAtaggcaggcactgttgcactatAATGAAAGTTATTTAGTGCTaccaaaataatacaattattaaaattattgttaAAGAATGACATATATTGAATCTTTCTGCTTTATTTCTATCtgcatttctgttttattttttaagccaAAATTTGAGGAATTATCAGCAATAGATGCTCTAGCAGGTGACTTTGTGGCTCCCGCACAGACTGCTCATAAGGTATATTAACAtcagtcacccaaaaatgaatgtttaATGCTCAATTCATTTCCTTGCTATTGTTGTGTTCAGTCCAGTTATTCTGGTATTTGTTTATGCCCTGAATAGATGAGTAATGTCGTTTTTGTtcccttttttcctcttttctattctattctttttgttctgttctgttcctAATTCTGTTCTGTTCTTGCTGTAGGTTTCTTCTGCTGTTCCTAAAATTGTACCTCCAGGCCCCAAGCAAAACCCAGAGACAGATGAGGTATTGCAAATACTGGACAAAAAAATAGAATAAGCAAAGATGTATTCACACATGTCCTGGAAATTGAGCATAATAAGCAGacaatctttattattattattatacatattgtGTTCCCAAACtggagtcattagtttgggaacacaataattaattaattttggttgaacaaatggCACATGCTGATATTGCCTTTGGTTGTATGATTTCTAAACTTTCAAGAGTCAAGTGTGAAAATGCTGACTGATGTCTTTCTCTTTTAAGAAAAgtatttgaattgtaattttaggACCATGGACAGATTTTTAATATCTCTCCATTTCTCTCCTGCTTTCTTGTCTAGGATGCTCTCAGCGCTTTGGGCGACACACTGGGTGCACCAGAACCACCCAAAAAATTACCTGAACTGAAACCTGGGGATATTGTTCATGTACAACTCTTATTATCTTTCATAATACTAATAAGATTCTTATATTCTAATTGTCAAATCTAATCTTAAATGTAGACACAGAATAGATATAGTCTTTAAAAACAGCTACTCATTTTCTTAATTAtgattacatgttttttttttgtttttttttatcaggagAAGGATGTGACATCAGAGAAGGGTGTGCGTGTTGGGGAGAGAGAGGACACACTCCCACCAGATTACAGATTCTCAGAGGAAGACCTCAAAAAACATCCTCCTCCTAAAAAAGAGGTCAATTTGAACTTTGTTTGTATGTTGAGAATCAGTCGTGTAGATTTGTGTGGTAATTGGTCACTCTTGCTGGGACCTGTGATTTGATGGTGGATGTTTCTTGTGTTCTAGCATTCCTTAGACACTACTGAAGCTCTGGACATTCTGTCTGGCGATTTTAAGGATGCCCCTGCACCGTCTGCTTCCAAGACCCCTGTTTGTCCCTCCTCCAATTCTCTAACAGTCTGTCTTTCTCATTATCTTACTGTCAAAGTTTGTTTTAACCTCTTtcaactttctctttctctctctctctctatctctctctctctatctagcCTTCAGCATGTATTGCTTTAGAAGCTCTTTCAGATGATTTTGTCACTCTATCTTCTGCATCTAAAGTTCAGTCTGCTGTGTCTGGCCCCCCACACGCTGACAGACAGGTACAGTAAATCTGAATCAATTCTCAGGCAAACAAACTTACAGTAAACATGTACACATGCATACTATTCTTCTACAGTATACTGACTTCCCCTTTTGTTGTTTGTTGAAGTTGTCAGAAGGTACATCGTCAGCTTTGGATGCTCTCTCAGACACTCTTGCAGACATAAAACCCTCCCCCGTGCCAGCCCCAGTCTCACCCAAAGCCGTTGTCAAGGTAACAGCCCTTTTGGTAACCTTTAGTAACCATGTCTATCCATGCACATCAGTAACTTTCCACCAAATAGACCTATTCATACatgacacaaaaatataaaatattttttaacaatatttttgcaTTTGGTTAATCATTTGGATACCTGAATGAATTGTTTGGCATCTGAACTATTTACACAAATTACATATCTTCTGAATAAAGGATGGAAGATCATCACAGTACTGTACAGTTATTTTGTCTCAGTATTAAGCAGTACATAGAGATGCAttgttcattttaaaagcttATTGTGCATGTTTTTCATTCTAAAAAATCTGACTTTGTGTGAATAGGCCTTCAGATTTATTCTCTTTAATAACTTGCATCTGCTGTAATTCTAGCAGCGTAACATAAGTAGATGCAGTAGTTTCATAGAAGTTCCTGATAGAGAAGTGGCTTTTCAGTGCTTGTTAACCAAAGATGCAACCAAAGATCTTGAGGATTGTACCACATCCAGAAGAGCTTACTTGGATGTTCTCACCATCTCTCTCCCTACCACAGGAAAAGGACATAGTGGAGGAGAGGGTGAGT
The DNA window shown above is from Myxocyprinus asiaticus isolate MX2 ecotype Aquarium Trade chromosome 40, UBuf_Myxa_2, whole genome shotgun sequence and carries:
- the LOC127430708 gene encoding calpastatin-like isoform X8, translating into MAYAAYWMMLNSEPSAQKQACVPQTSRFWKGPMQSSAASVAVKPGTTSATQAAPSLTSTAGAAGGGGAASTAANQKGPSQLTQLTTVSKPTPPSPAKVPDVISGTGSGLTGGGVVKPPADTVKPKDPAQEKAQNTTVPSTKPGPAKVDAAFGKPSATTGLPGSGGQKSISAQKVQVEVGPPAAKFSTEAGDPFDALAGTLPSSKPVAPKVPEYSGPEVKESSVKPEKGILCGERDDTLPPGYRREDMEKKTPAGVPDKPKDFPKPISTDEALDSLSAGFLSSAPSAPKQMMKTETVGAVDARSNFAPPPRSQQKQQATSQPANVTKSPAPPADKKAKIEKLDSSMPMDALSALGDTLGAPEAPKKLPELKPGDIVDEKKTTSEKGVRVGEREDTLPPGYRFSEEELQKCPPPPKESSMDTDDALDILSGGFTAPVAAPVVKAPVPPQQEKAKPAGVPEKSKDVPKPKFEELSAIDALAGDFVAPAQTAHKVSSAVPKIVPPGPKQNPETDEDALSALGDTLGAPEPPKKLPELKPGDIVHEKDVTSEKGVRVGEREDTLPPDYRFSEEDLKKHPPPKKEHSLDTTEALDILSGDFKDAPAPSASKTPPSACIALEALSDDFVTLSSASKVQSAVSGPPHADRQLSEGTSSALDALSDTLADIKPSPVPAPVSPKAVVKEKDIVEERVSKPGERDDTLPPDHRFTEADRKAFENAKKKAEKDVKPKQKSMDDATALDLLSSDFTEVPTVKPSAPEAHHFTPEPIHPTHTAPGLALDQLAEKLIPNLSDSKPKDSKPKGKVGKPKSKSKKHSTEDSSAVEQLSGQLSSDVVPSSSAKGGKR
- the LOC127430708 gene encoding calpastatin-like isoform X10, coding for MSQQVTPTPKAQVSTAKPAQYEKGPMQSSAASVAVKPGTTSATQAAPSLTSTAGAAGGGGAASTAANQKGPSQLTQLTTVSKPTPPSPAKVPDVISGTGSGLTGGGVVKPPADTVKPKDPAQEKAQNTTVPSTKPGPAKVDAAFGKPSATTGLPGSGGQKSISAQKVQVEVGPPAAKFSTEAGDPFDALAGTLPSSKPVAPKVPEYSGPEVKESSVKPEKGILCGERDDTLPPGYRREDMEKKTPAGVPDKPKDFPKPISTDEALDSLSAGFLSSAPSAPKQMMKTETVGAVDARSNFAPPPRSQQKQQATSQPANVTKSPAPPADKKAKIEKLDSSMPMDALSALGDTLGAPEAPKKLPELKPGDIVDEKKTTSEKGVRVGEREDTLPPGYRFSEEELQKCPPPPKESSMDTDDALDILSGGFTAPVAAPVVKAPVPPQQEKAKPAGVPEKSKDVPKPKFEELSAIDALAGDFVAPAQTAHKVSSAVPKIVPPGPKQNPETDEDALSALGDTLGAPEPPKKLPELKPGDIVHEKDVTSEKGVRVGEREDTLPPDYRFSEEDLKKHPPPKKEHSLDTTEALDILSGDFKDAPAPSASKTPPSACIALEALSDDFVTLSSASKVQSAVSGPPHADRQLSEGTSSALDALSDTLADIKPSPVPAPVSPKAVVKEKDIVEERVSKPGERDDTLPPDHRFTEADRKAFENAKKKAEKDVKPKQKSMDDATALDLLSSDFTEVPTVKPSAPEAHHFTPEPIHPTHTAPGLALDQLAEKLIPNLSDSKPKDSKPKGKVGKPKSKSKKHSTEDSSAVEQLSGQLSSDVVPSSSAKGGKR
- the LOC127430708 gene encoding calpastatin-like isoform X20, with translation MAYAAYWMMLNSEPSAQKQACVPQTSRFWVQVEVGPPAAKFSTEAGDPFDALAGTLPSSKPVAPKVPEYSGPEVKESSVKPEKGILCGERDDTLPPGYRREDMEKKTPAGVPDKPKDFPKPISTDEALDSLSAGFLSSAPSAPKQMMKTETVGAVDARSNFAPPPRSQQKQQATSQPANVTKSPAPPADKKAKIEKLDSSMPMDALSALGDTLGAPEAPKKLPELKPGDIVDEKKTTSEKGVRVGEREDTLPPGYRFSEEELQKCPPPPKESSMDTDDALDILSGGFTAPVAAPVVKAPVPPQQEKAKPAGVPEKSKDVPKPKFEELSAIDALAGDFVAPAQTAHKVSSAVPKIVPPGPKQNPETDEDALSALGDTLGAPEPPKKLPELKPGDIVHEKDVTSEKGVRVGEREDTLPPDYRFSEEDLKKHPPPKKEHSLDTTEALDILSGDFKDAPAPSASKTPPSACIALEALSDDFVTLSSASKVQSAVSGPPHADRQLSEGTSSALDALSDTLADIKPSPVPAPVSPKAVVKEKDIVEERVSKPGERDDTLPPDHRFTEADRKAFENAKKKAEKDVKPKQKSMDDATALDLLSSDFTEVPTVKPSAPEAHHFTPEPIHPTHTAPGLALDQLAEKLIPNLSDSKPKDSKPKGKVGKPKSKSKKHSTEDSSAVEQLSGQLSSDVVPSSSAKGGKR
- the LOC127430708 gene encoding calpastatin-like isoform X3 — protein: MAYAAYWMMLNSEPSAQKQACVPQTSRFWSQQVTPTPKAQVSTAKPAQYEKGPMQSSAASVAVKPGTTSATQAAPSLTSTAGAAGGGGAASTAANQKGPSQLTQLTTVSKPTPPSPAKVPDVISGTGSGLTGGGVVKPPADTVKPKDPAQEKAQNTTVPSTKPGPAKVDAAFGKPSATTGLPGSGGQKSISAQKVQVEVGPPAAKFSTEAGDPFDALAGTLPSSKPVAPKVPEYSGPEVKESSVKPEKGILCGERDDTLPPGYRREDMEKKTPAGVPDKPKDFPKPISTDEALDSLSAGFLSSAPSAPKQMMKTETVGAVDARSNFAPPPRSQQKQQATSQPANVTKSPAPPADKKAKIEKLDSSMPMDALSALGDTLGAPEAPKKLPELKPGDIVDEKKTTSEKGVRVGEREDTLPPGYRFSEEELQKCPPPPKESSMDTDDALDILSGGFTAPVAAPVVKAPVPPQQEKAKPAGVPEKSKDVPKPKFEELSAIDALAGDFVAPAQTAHKVSSAVPKIVPPGPKQNPETDEDALSALGDTLGAPEPPKKLPELKPGDIVHEKDVTSEKGVRVGEREDTLPPDYRFSEEDLKKHPPPKKEHSLDTTEALDILSGDFKDAPAPSASKTPPSACIALEALSDDFVTLSSASKVQSAVSGPPHADRQLSEGTSSALDALSDTLADIKPSPVPAPVSPKAVVKEKDIVEERVSKPGERDDTLPPDHRFTEADRKAFENAKKKAEKDVKPKQKSMDDATALDLLSSDFTEVPTVKPSAPEAHHFTPEPIHPTHTAPGLALDQLAEKLIPNLSDSKPKDSKPKGKVGKPKSKSKKHSTEDSSAVEQLSGQLSSDVVPSSSAKGGKR
- the LOC127430708 gene encoding calpastatin-like isoform X16, encoding MAYAAYWMMLNSEPSAQKQACVPQTSRFWSQQVTPTPKAQVSTAKPAQYEVQVEVGPPAAKFSTEAGDPFDALAGTLPSSKPVAPKVPEYSGPEVKESSVKPEKGILCGERDDTLPPGYRREDMEKKTPAGVPDKPKDFPKPISTDEALDSLSAGFLSSAPSAPKQMMKTETVGAVDARSNFAPPPRSQQKQQATSQPANVTKSPAPPADKKAKIEKLDSSMPMDALSALGDTLGAPEAPKKLPELKPGDIVDEKKTTSEKGVRVGEREDTLPPGYRFSEEELQKCPPPPKESSMDTDDALDILSGGFTAPVAAPVVKAPVPPQQEKAKPAGVPEKSKDVPKPKFEELSAIDALAGDFVAPAQTAHKVSSAVPKIVPPGPKQNPETDEDALSALGDTLGAPEPPKKLPELKPGDIVHEKDVTSEKGVRVGEREDTLPPDYRFSEEDLKKHPPPKKEHSLDTTEALDILSGDFKDAPAPSASKTPPSACIALEALSDDFVTLSSASKVQSAVSGPPHADRQLSEGTSSALDALSDTLADIKPSPVPAPVSPKAVVKEKDIVEERVSKPGERDDTLPPDHRFTEADRKAFENAKKKAEKDVKPKQKSMDDATALDLLSSDFTEVPTVKPSAPEAHHFTPEPIHPTHTAPGLALDQLAEKLIPNLSDSKPKDSKPKGKVGKPKSKSKKHSTEDSSAVEQLSGQLSSDVVPSSSAKGGKR
- the LOC127430708 gene encoding calpastatin-like isoform X14, with product MPHRKRCHGRKKNIKENSEPSAQKQACVPQTSRFWSQQVTPTPKAQVSTAKPAQYEVQVEVGPPAAKFSTEAGDPFDALAGTLPSSKPVAPKVPEYSGPEVKESSVKPEKGILCGERDDTLPPGYRREDMEKKTPAGVPDKPKDFPKPISTDEALDSLSAGFLSSAPSAPKQMMKTETVGAVDARSNFAPPPRSQQKQQATSQPANVTKSPAPPADKKAKIEKLDSSMPMDALSALGDTLGAPEAPKKLPELKPGDIVDEKKTTSEKGVRVGEREDTLPPGYRFSEEELQKCPPPPKESSMDTDDALDILSGGFTAPVAAPVVKAPVPPQQEKAKPAGVPEKSKDVPKPKFEELSAIDALAGDFVAPAQTAHKVSSAVPKIVPPGPKQNPETDEDALSALGDTLGAPEPPKKLPELKPGDIVHEKDVTSEKGVRVGEREDTLPPDYRFSEEDLKKHPPPKKEHSLDTTEALDILSGDFKDAPAPSASKTPPSACIALEALSDDFVTLSSASKVQSAVSGPPHADRQLSEGTSSALDALSDTLADIKPSPVPAPVSPKAVVKEKDIVEERVSKPGERDDTLPPDHRFTEADRKAFENAKKKAEKDVKPKQKSMDDATALDLLSSDFTEVPTVKPSAPEAHHFTPEPIHPTHTAPGLALDQLAEKLIPNLSDSKPKDSKPKGKVGKPKSKSKKHSTEDSSAVEQLSGQLSSDVVPSSSAKGGKR